From Streptomyces sp. SCSIO 75703:
GCCCCGGAGGGCGTGGATCTGCGCCCCGGTCCAGTGCACCAGCGGCCGGCACAGCTCGATGCGCACCTCGGCGAGGTGGACGGCGGCCCGCTGCACGGTCTCCAGGGCCTCCGGCCAGGCGCCGAGTGCGAGCTGGGTGCGGGCCAGCCAGCCCTGCGCCCACAGGGAGATACGGGTGGAGCCCATCCGGTAGCCCGTGGGCACGGCCGCTTCGAGCGTGCGACGGGCGCCTTCCGGGGCGTCCAGGGCGAGGTCCACCCAGCCGCGGCCGAGCTGGAAGCGCTGGGACTGCGCTCCGCCGGGAAGTTCGGCGGCGGCCGTCTCGTAGGCGGCCAGCGCTTCGTCGGGCTGCCCCATCGCGGCCAGGCCGAGCCCGAGCACGGCCTGCGACTCGATGGCCGAGGGGTCGTCGGGGTCCGCCAGCTCGATGGCCCGGCGGGCCCAGGCGACGAGGTCGCGGCCGTCGAAGCGGGCGAGCGCGTGCAGGACCCGCCGCTGGCAGATCCTGGCCATCAGGTCGGCGTGCCGCGCCGGCTCGCAGCGTTCCCACGCCTGGGCCAGGAAGGTGTCGGCCTCGGCCGGACGACCACGCATGATGGCGAGGTAGCCGAGGACCGCGCCCCGCAGGATGTCCGCGGGGAAACTCTCCAGTTCCGCGGCGAACGCCGTGGCCTGTGGCACGTCGCCGGCGGCGATCATCGCGTCCACGGCGCGCAGCAGCCGGTCCTCCCGCACGGCTCGCACGCTGCTCAGGCGGCCGGCCCGCACCAGGGTGTCGGCCACGGTGGACCACTCGCCGGCCGTGGCGCGTTCGGCGGCGTACGCGTCGAGTTCGCCGGCCAGCACGTCGTCCGCCGTGCTGGTGGCGGCGACCCGGTGCGCGAGCCGACTGCCGCGGTCCGCGGTGACCTCGACGGCGCGGTGGTGCAGCTCGGCGCGGTGGGTGAGCGGGATACCGGTGAGAACGGCGGCCCGCACCAGAGGGTGGGTGAAGGACAACTGGGCGCGTCCGGGGTCGATGGTCGCGGTGAGCAGCCCTGCCGCTCGTGCTTCGTCGACCGCGGGCAGGGCGTCGGCGACGCCGGCCAGTTCGGTGGCCTCGGCGAGCGAGGCGTCGTCGCCGAGGACGGAGCACGCCTGGACCAGCCGGCGGGCGCTCTCACCGCATTGGGCGAGCCGGTGACGGACGGCCGCGGCGCAGCGGGCGGGCGCGGGCAGTTCGGGCCGCCAGTCGTGCCAGGTCTCGCGGGGCAGTTCGCCCAGCAGTTGCGTGAGGTGGCGGGGGTTGCCCAGGGTGTGGCGGCACAGATGGCGGGCTGCGAGCAGGTCCAGGGTGAGTCCGTGGACCTCGCAGGCGAGCGTCCGGACGTCCTCGGCGGTCAGTGGCCCGGGCCGTACGGCGGCGTCCCGGCAGCCGTCGAGGAACTCCAGGGTGCGCAGGGCCGACAGTGGCAGTTCCTCGTGCGCCCCGCGCGTGTCGTACAGCTCGTGCGGTTCGTTCCGCGCGAGGAGGAGGACGAGCAGCCGTTCGTTCGACATCCGGCGCACCGTCGACCGGATGGCGCGCAGGCTCTCCGCGTCCGCCCAGTGGGCGTCGTCGACGATCACCACCAGTGGCTCCGTCTCCTGCGCGGTCGTCCACTGGCGGAGCAGAACGCGGGAGGTGGCGAGTACGGCGTCCGGGGCCGTGGGGTCGGGCGGAAGGGTGCCGGTGCCGCGGGCGCGGACGAGTTGGCCGGCGATGCCGAGCGGCAGGTCCGACTCCCACGCGACACCGGTGACGCGCAGCACACGGGGCGCGGGTCCTTCGGCGCGGCCCTGGTGGACGCGCAGGGTCTGCTCCACCAGGGCCGTCTTGCCGATGCCGGCCGGTCCCTCGACGAGCACCAGGTCGGGAGCCCCCGCGCAGGCGGAACCGATCGCGCGGGTCAGCGCGGCGACCTCGCCGGCCCGCCCGATCAGACTTCGCCGCAGCTCAGGGCGGTCATTCATGGGCGAGCACGCTAGCACCGCCGCCCAGGGGCCCGGGGACGGAGGCGGCCGGGGCGGAGGCGGGCACGGCGGGCCGGCGCGGGACGAGGCAGGTCACCAGGACGCCGACGACGGCGACGCCGGCGAAGACGTGGAAGGCGTGGCGCGCGGAGAGTCCCGAGCTCATGAGCGCCCCGCCCACGAGGGGGCCGCCGATGCCGCCGAGCCGGCCGAATCCGGCGCACCAGGCGACTCCGGCCGCGCGGGCCACGGTGTCGTAGTAGGTGGAGACGAAGCCGTAGATGAGGACCTGGGTGCCGATGGTGCCCACACCGGCGACGGCGATCAGGGCCAGCAGGAAGCCGAGCGGCAGTCCGGCAGTGAGCAGGCCCAGGGATACGGCGGCCAGCACGAACGTCGTGGCGATCACCCGTCGCGGGCCGAGTCGGTCGGCGGACCGGGAGGCGATCAGGCCGCCGGCGATGGCACCGCCGTTCAGGGTGAGCAGGAAGAGGAGGGCGTACGACTGCCCGAAGCCGCTCTGTCCCATGATCTCGGGAAGCCAGGTGGTCAACGCGTAGGTGAGCAGCAGGCCCGAGCAGCTCATGAGGCCCAGGAGGAAGGTGGCCGGGGCGTAGCGGCGGGTGGCGAGGGCGGCGAAGCCCACCTTGGCCTTCGCCCCTGACGCCGCCTCGCCAACGGCCGCTCCGGGCAGCGGCACGCCCGTGCGCTCGGCGACCTGACGTGCGCGTACGGGCTTCCCACGGGCGAGCAGCCACGTCGGGGACTCGGGCAGCCGCAGGACGGCGAACGGGAGGAGCAGGACGAGGGGTGCGGCGCCGAAGAGGAACAGCAGGCGCCAGCCGTCGCCGTCGGGCGCGAGCAGTGCCAGGAGGGCCGCGAGCACGCCTCCGGCGGGGATTCCGCTGTAGACGATCGCGTTGTACACGTTGCGGCGGTGGGGTGGGGCGAACTCGGCGATCAGGGCGCCGGCGGTGGCTACGAGCGCGCCCACCCCGATGCCGGTGAGGAAACGCAGGGCGCCGAAGACGGTCATGTCGGTGGCGAACGCGCTCAGCCCCATGCCGATCGAGAACCATGCGATGCCGGCCAGCATGACGCGGCGTCGTCCGAGGTGGTCGCCGACGGCGCCGGCGACCAGAGCGCCGATCATGACGCCGATGAGCGCGTAGGAGCCGAGGGCGCCGGCCTGGGCGGGGGTGAGGTGTCCGATCTGGCTCGGGTCGCGGAGGAGGACGGGGACGACCGTGCCGTAGACGACGAGGTCGTAGCCGTCGAACACGAGGGTGGCGGCGGTGATGGCGACGATCCAGCGCAGGGTGGCCCGGTGCCGTGGATCGGTGGTTCTGAGCCGCGGAGTGTTCATCGGGGGACTCCGTGTTCGTGTGAGGGGACGGGGGTGTCTCCGCTGGGCGGCCGGCCCGGGGGGAGGTGGCCGGGCAGCGGCGCGTGGGGAGGTGATCTGCCTCAATCGGGTGGGGGAAGCAAGGTGCGAGGGGCGGGAGTGACGGTCAGCCGAGGTCGCCGCCGGCCACGGGGAGCACCGTCCCGGTGATGTAGGACGCCTCGTCGGAGGCGAGGAAACAGATCGCCGCGGCCTGCTCGTCGAGCGTGCCGTAGCGCTTCAGCAGGGAGGAGGTGAGGGTCTGGTCGATGTGGGCCTGGAACCACTCCTTATCCCGGTCGTTGCGCGGCGCGGGCGTGCCCCGGGAGATGTGGCGTGGGGGTGCGTCGGTGCCGCCGGGTGCTGTCGCGACCACACGGATTCCGGCGTCGGCGCACTCGAAGGCGAGCGCCGCGGTGAGCGCGTTGACGCCGCCCTTGGCCGCGGAGTACGGGATGCGGTGGATGCCGCGGGTCGCGCACGAGGAGACGTTGACGATCACGCCGTGTCCTTGCCGCGTCATGGTCGGCAGCACCGCACGGCAGGACCACAGGGTGGTCATCAGCGAGCGGGTGATCTCCGCCTGGATCTCCTCGGCCGTGAACTCGGTGAAGGGTTTGAAGTTGATCGCGCCGCCCACGTTGTTGACCAGGACGTCGATCCGGCCGTGGTGCTCCCGCGCCGCGGTGATCGCGTCCTGCGCCCCGGTGTACGACTCCAGGTCGGCGGTCACGGCCTGTGCGCCCAGTCCGGCGGCCTCCTCGTGGACGCGTTCGGACCGGTCGACGAGGGTCAGCCGGGCGGACTCGGCGGCCAGTCGGCGGGCGACCGCGAGGCCGATGCCCTGGGCCGCGCCGGTGACCACGACGTTCTTTCCGGTGAACCGCTCGCCATGCACGCTCACGCCGCCTCCGCCGTGGTGCGTACGGCGGCCGGGGTGAACTTCTCGTAGTGGAAGCTCGCGGGAACGACGCCGAGGGAGGCGATGTGGCCGCGTACGGCCTCGACCATGGCGGGCGGGCCGCACAGGTAGACGTCCACGTCGCCGTCGTGCAGCGTGCCGGTGTCCATCAGCCCGGTGACGAAGCCCTTGTTGCGGGCGGTGCTGGAGGCGTCGGCGACGCAGTGGTCGAAGGTGAAGCCGGGGATGACCTCCGTGTAGTCCTCCAACGTGTCCAGGTGGGCGAGGTCCTGGTCGGTGGTGACGCCGTAGAGCAGGTGGACCGGATGGGCCAGGGACCGCTGGGCCATGCGTTCCAGCATCGACAGCAGGGGCGCGAGGCCGGTGCCGCCCGCCAGCAGCAGGCTGGGGCGGGAGAGCTCTCGCAGGTAGAAGCTGCCCATCGGGCCGGTGAACTCGACGCGGTCGCCGACCTTGGCCCGCTCGGTGAGGTAGCCGGACATCACGCCGCCCGGGACGATGCGCACCAGGAACGAGATCTGCCGCTGGGCGGGGCCGGAGCTGAAGGAGTACGCGCGGGCCTGGTCGGTGCCGGGCACGGTGATGTTGACGTACTGGCCGGGCAGGAAGTCGAGGCCCTGCCGGTTGTCGACGTCGAGCGTGAACTCGACCGTGGTGGCGGAGTGCCGCCTGAGGTCGGCCATGGTCGCGGCGAACGCGGCCGGGCCGGTCTTGGCGGCGGCCGAGGAGGAGGGGATGCGCAGGACGAGGTCGCTGTGCGGGGTCATCTGGCAGGGCAGGCAGTGGCCTGCTGCCGCCTCGTCGTCGGTCAGGGCTTCGTCGATGTAGTCGCCGCCGTCGTAACTTCCTGACTCACACAGTGACTTGCAGGTACCGCAGGCGCCGTCGCGGCAGTCGAGGGGGATGTTGATCCGGGCCTTGTAGGAGGCTTCGGCGACGGTCTCGTCGGGGCGGCACTCGATGAAGCGGGTGATGCCGTCCTCGAAGTTCAGGGCGACCTGGAAGGACATGCGGGGGCTCATTTCAGCGGTCTCGGGGGGGATCAGACGTGGTAGACGTCGACGACGTGGTGCACGTAGTCGTTCTTCAGGACGACCTTCTTGCGCGTGATGAGCGGCTCGGGCCCCGACAGGTCGAGGGTGTAGTACGAGGTGCCGAAGTACGTGTCGACGGCCTGGTAGCGGTAGTAGAGCGTGAACCAGTTGAAGCGCACGTCCACGGTGTCGCCGTCGCGGCCGGTGATCTCGACGTTGGTGATGTGGTGGCCGGTGCGCGGCTCGGGCAGGCTGGTCGCGCTGGAGCGGTCGGTGCGGATGCGGAAGACGCGGTCCTCCAGGCCGGCCCGGTTCGGGTAGTAGATCAGGGAGATCTCGCGCTGCGGGTCGCGGGTGAGCTCGCCGTCGTCCGCCCAGGCCGGCATCCAGAACTCGGCGTCCGGGTGGTAGCACTCCAGCCACTTCTCGAACTCGCGGTCGTCCAGGTACCGGGCCTCGCGGTAGAGGAACTGCCGGATCGCCTCGAGGGCGGTGCCGTCGATCGCCGTGGTCACTTCGCCTCCTCCGACTCCAGGGCGGTGCGCAGCATGTCGAGCCAGTAGCCGTGCTGGATGGGGTAGAGGCCCTCGTCCTCGGTGCACACGCCGCTGGCGATCGGGTTGATGCCGATCTTCTTGGCGTCCTCGTCGGGGCCGTCGATCTGGTGCACGGCGCCGCGGCTGAGGTCGTTCCAGGGCATGGACTCGGCGAGGTAGGTCATCTGGCAGGAGCGGAACTCCTCCAGGTCGTCCGGCGTGGCCATGCCGGTGGCGTTGAAGAAGTCCTCGTACTGCCGGATGCGGCGGGCGCGGGCCTCGGCCGGCTCGCCCTTGGGGGCGATGCAGTAGATGGTGACCTCGGTCCTGTCGACGGATATGGGCCGGAAGTGCCGGATCTGGGAGCTGAACTGGTCCATCAGGTAGACGTTCGGGTACAGGCACAGATTCCGGGAGACGCCGATCATCCAGTCGGCCTTCTCTTCCCCGAACTCGGCGGCCAGTTCGTCCCGCTTCTCGTACAGCGGCCGGTTGGCGGGGTCCAGCCACTTGGTCCACAGCAGCAGATGGCCGTGGTCGAAGGAGTAGAAACCGCCCTTCTGCTTGGACCAGCCGCCCGCGTCCATCGTCTTCGCGTCGTTCTTCGACTCGCCCGAGGTGCGGCGGGCCTGGGTGGCGGCGTAGTTCCAGTGAGTGGCGGAGACGTGGTAGCCGTCGGCGCCGTTCTCCGCCTGCAGCTTCCAGTTGCCGTCGTAGTAGTACGTCGACGAGCCGCGCAGCACCTCCATGCCCTCCGGCGACTGGTCGACGATCATGTCGATGACGACCGCCGCATCCCCCAGGTGTGCGGTGAGCGGCTTGACGTCCGGGTTCAGGCTGCCGAACAGGAACCCGCGGTAGGACGCGAAGCGGGCGACCTTCTTCAGGTCGTGCGAACCGTCGGTGTGGAACTGCTCCGGGTAGCCGGCCTCGCGCGGGTCCTTCACCTTCAGCAGCCGTCCGCTGTTGCTGAACGTCCATCCGTGGAAGGGGCAGGTGAAGGTGGTGCGGTTGTCCGTCTTCCTGCGGCAGAGCATCGCGCCGCGGTGGCTGCACGCGTTGATCAGGCAGTGCAACTCGCCCTGTTTGTCGCGGGAGATGACGACGGGCTGACGGCCGATGTACGTCGTGAAGTAGTCCCCGGCCTCGGGGATCTGACTCTCGTGCGCAAGGTAGACCCAGTTCCCCTCGAAGATGTGCTTCATCTCCAGCTCGAAGAGCTCCTCGTCGGTGAAGACACTGCGTCGGACCCGGTGAACACCGTTGTCCGGGTCGTCCACGAGGGCGTCTTCGAGGATGGACCGCGCACGGCTGAAGTCGGCCATGTTCCCCTCCCTTTCACCTCGACCGAGCCGGCCGACCTGGTCGGCGGCTTCATTGCCATTGCTTTGCAGCACCATGACAGCGCGGTGAAGAGTCGGCCCCAGACATTCCCCCAGGCTTGACCCAGGGGGGTATTGATATCGGCACCCTCTCAATACCCGCGAACCAGGTATTGGTAGCCCATGCGGTTCCCTCCCTACACTGAAGCGCATTCGAGGGCCCCGACAGGAAAGGGGCAGCCCGAGGGAAACCAGGCACGTTCGGCATTTCGCGGCCGTCGCCGACACGCGTCATTTCGTGAAAACCGTGGAACGCCCGCACATGGCCCACCCCGCTCCCCGGCCCATCCGCCGTCCGGGGACGGAACTGGCGTGGACCCGCCCACCCGCACGACCCGGCCTGGGGGTGACCGGCCCCCGCGTCGGCGCGGGCAAGGAGTTCGCCCGGGTCGTACGTGACCGTGGGGCTGATCCCAGGGCACGCTGCGCGCCGCGGCGCCGGCCTCCCCGCCTTCTCCACCCCGGCCGGCGGGGGCCCGCGCCTCGCCCCTCCGCCCTGAACGCCGAGGGAAACCCCCACCGGAGCCGCCGCACCCCCGTCGGCTCTCCCTGCGGCCGCAGGCTGTCCGGCGCTCCGCGCTCCCACCGAGGCCGACCCGATCGGCTACCCCGCCTGCTGCGACCCCCTTCGCAGCGCACGATCCGCGGCCCGGACCGGCCGGGGATCACCGCCACACCCTCGTCGTCGGGGGCGCCCACGGCGTCGTGACCACCCCCGGTGGAGCACGCCCAGGGACCGGCCGGGGTGTCCCGAACGCCGTCCTGGGGTCATCGCCCGCGGTCATCGCGCCGTGGAACAGCCCCGGCCCCGCGGACCGCGCTCACCACCCGTCTGCCCGACGTCCGCCACGCGCTCCGGTGCCCCGCCGCAGAGGCGTCCTCGACAAGGCACGCCTCGTCGGAAAGGGCCTTCCTGGCCCGTCCCGCTCATCGCGCGGGTCGCGCGCGACCTCGCACCGCTGAAACGCCTGCCTTCCCGACTCCGGGCCGCACTCCGCTCAGCCGTCGTCCCGCGAACGGGCGGCCAGCGGGACGCAGCGCCCGACCGCCCGCCCACCGGTCACCGGTCGCCGGTCGCCGGTCGCCGGGAATCAGGCGTTGCCCCAGGTCAGCGGCCCCTCCCCCGCGGCGAGCTACCCCCGCATGCGCGGGGACGACCCTCCCGGCCCTTGTCCGGCGGTGCGGCAGTGGGCTCGGCGCCGACCCCCGCCGGGACCGCAGGCGCGGCCTGCTCCTCGTCCTTGACCGGGTCGATGCGGTCAGGGCGGTCCAGCGGGCTGTCGAGACCTTCCTCGTCCACGACCGAAGTGTGCACGTTGAGGGCGTCGGCGTACTGGGCGGTGATGCGCTCCCACACCGCCGGCGAAGGCCCCGGCCGACGCTCCCCGGCCATCCCGCCGGGGAGGGCCGAGGCGTCGATCAGGGCGTGCCGCGCCTCGGCCGGTGTGAGCCCCGCGGCCCTCATCAGCGCCACGCACTGACTGGTGACCTCGGTGAGGGTGGGCCGGTCCTCCGGAGCATGCGCGAGCATCGCGGTGACCAGCGGGGCGAGCGCCCCGGGCAGCCCGGAGAGGTCCGGCGCCTGGGTCTCGTCGGTCACCTTGGCCACGATCGCCGGCCAGCCGTTGCCCTCGTACGGGTAGTGGCCGGTCGCCGCGTACAGCAGGACCATGCCCAAGCCGTACACGTCGGCCGGCGCCTTCACCCGGGAGCGGCCGAACGCCTGCTCCGGCGGCATGCAGCGCACCGTGCCGACGATCACGCCTTCCTGGGTGAGCGTGTCCTTGCCCGCGTCCATGAACGCCCCGAGCCCGAAGTCGATCAGGATCGGGCCGTACTCGCCGAGCATGACATTCTGCGGCTTGAGGTCGCGGTGCAGCAGGTCGACGGCGTGCACCGCCTCCAGGCCCTCGGCGAGCAGCGCGCCGAGGCTGGCCACCAGAGGCACCGGCAGGGTCCCGGCGTTCTCCACCTGCTCCAGGACGGTACGGCCGGGCACGTACTCCACGGCCATCCACGGCGGTCGGCATACGGATCGGCGTCGAGGAAGCGTGCCACCCGGTTGGTCCCTACTGACCTGAGTCGGAGATTCGTCGTTGGTTGGGTATGAGTCGTCCGGGTCCGAAGATTCCGCCGCTGTCGGTGACTGATGCCCAACGAGCCGCGCTGGAGGGCTGGGTCCGTCGTCGCACGACGGCCCAGGCTCTGGCCTTGCGGTCGCGGATCGTGCTGGAGTGCGCCGAGGGGTACTCGATCATGGAGGTGTCCCGCCGGCTGAGGGTCAGTCCGGACACGGTCCGCACCTGGCGGCGCCGCTTCCTCGAACGAGGCCTGGACGGCCTGTGTGACGATCCGCGTCCGGGCGTCCCGCGCAAGATCACTGACGCGGATGTCGAGCGGGTCATCGTCAAGACGCTTGAGGAGAAGCCGAAGAACGCCACCCATTGGTCGACCAGATCGATGGCGGCCGCCACCGGGATGTCGCAGTCGACGATCTCGCGGATCTGGCGGGCGTTCGCCCTGGCCCCGCACCGCTCACAGACCTTCAAGCTGTCCACCGACCCGCTGTTCGTCGACAAGGTCCGCGACGTCGTCGGCCTCTACCTCGACCCGCCGGAGAAGGCCCTGGTCCTCTGCGTGGACGAGAAGTCCCAGATCCAGGCCCTGGACCGCTCCCAGCCGGTCCTGCCGATGATGCCCGGGGTCCCTGAACGCCGCAGCCACGACTACGTCCGAGCGGGCACGACCACCCTGTTCGCCGCCCTGGAACTGGCGACCGGAAAAGTCATCGGCTCGCTCCACCGCCGCCACCGGGCCGTCGAGTTCAAGAAGTTCCTGGCCGAGCTCGACAGGGAAGTCCCCGCCGGCCTGCAGGTCCACCTGATCCTCGACAACTACGCGACGCACAAGACGCCCGAGATCAAGAAGTGGCTGCTGGCCCACCCGCGCTTCCACCTGCACTTCACACCTACCAGCGCGTCGTGGCTGAACCTGGTCGAGCGGTGGTTCGCCGAACTCACACAGAAGAAGCTCAAGCGCGGCGTCCACCGCTCCGTCCAGGCTCTCGAACGCGATATCCGGGCCTGGCTGGCCGACTGGAACGACCAACCCAGGCCCTTCATCTGGACCAAAACGGCCGACGAAATCCTCGACAAAGTCGCCGCCTACTGCCACCGAATCTCTGACTCAGGTCACTACGACCTTCCGGGCAATCAGTGCCTCTTTCTCGAAGCGCGCTCTGGTCGCCTGGTCGAGCCTGTCGTTCCTGATCACCTTCACCGCGACCGGGTCACCACCGGGTGAGTAGGCCAGATAGACCTGCCCCATGCCCCCGCACCCAGCTCGCGCTCGACCGTGTACCGGCCGATCTGCGCGGGCACCTCAGTCATCTCCCCCGCGTCACCCTCTCGTGCTGGCCTGTCCGGGCACGTCACACTTTCGCCGGAGGTTCACCCTATCGCTGCGGTTGGAGTGCCGTCAGGGGTTCCCCTCGCTTGACATGCGCGAATGCGAGGACCTCGGCCACGATGGCCGTATCCGGGCCAATGCTCCACGTACGCAGTCCCGCATTGCCAGGCGAAAAGGGGGATCCACCAGTGAGGATGCCGAGGTCATCGCGCTCACTGTGGCAGAAGCGCGGCGACTCCTGGCAGCTCGCGCGCCTCGAGATCCCCGCGCCCGCACCCGCGCGCTGAGTTGGTCGCGGTGGCGCCGACGACGCCAGGCGGTGGCCCGCCGCTGCCACTATCGCCGTCGTGGGTACTCCTTCAAGGGGCCTGCGGGCAGAAGCCGTCCGCGACAGCATCCTGCCCGCTACACTCCCACCGCTCGATGTTTCCCCACGTCAAGCCACGAAGTACTGCTGGAGTACTAGCCAAGCGCGGCCCGCTCTCGGCCGTCGACAGCAAGGTTCCAGCGCAGCTTCGCCGCCACCCAGTCGGTGGGATAGGTGCAGCGAGCCTCGGCCAGCGGCGGGGACCAGTCGGTTGGATCCTTGCCTCCCCTGCACCGGTTCGTGCGCGCGGTCACTGCGAAGGACCGTTCGTCGGGTCCGTCCCCGCGCGACATGGATGAACGAACCCCCGTCGCTCGTCAAGGACGGCTCACTCCGAGACTGCTCCGCGTGAGTGGGAGGCGAAACTGCGGGTCCGAGCAGGACGGCCACGGCACCAGGCCCCGCCGGATCAGCCACCCGTACGCGCCGGTGATCCGGGGCTCGCCGTCGATCTCCGACCGCCGGTCGGTGAGCGGTCGGCCAGCGGCCGCGGCGCGCCACCCTGCTGCGCCAACAGGGCCTCCAGGCGGGCCAGCTCCGTCTTCGCGGCGGCTTCCACCTGGTCCTGTTGCCAGCCGGACAGCCGCTCCCACCCTTCCGACCCAAGGGTCAGGGAGTCGGCTCGGAGCAGGCAGGGCTCCGCAGTGCGGGCCTATCGGCGGTTGTCGTCGATGAGTTCGAGGTAGCGGGTGTAGTAGGTGTCGGATTTCTCTCGGTTTCGGATCAGGGTGCCCTCCTCCACGCGGTAGGTGCGGTCCGGGTCGCCCTTGAATGAGAGCCAGTTGAAGGAGGTGGTCACCCAGGCGTCGTCGAAGAGGAGGATCTTGGCGTGGTTGCTCTTGAGGCGTGCCACGCGCAGCTTCTCGGGGTATCGCGCAGCGAGGTTGGTGAGCCTTCTGATGGCGTTCGGGTCGGTCCTGTTCTCGCTGTCGTCGTAGCCGTAGGCGATGTCGACCTTCACACCCCGCTGCAGTCGGCGTTCCAGTTTACCTACGAACGCCGTGGTGACGATCGCGCCGGTGATCCACGGCGAGATGATCAGGATGCGTTTCCGGGCGCTGGTGAGGGCTTCGTCGAGGAGCTCGGGGTGCTCGAAGACACCGATTGCGCGGATCTCCTCTGCCTGCGGCTTTTGGGCTTCCGGCTCTGAGGGGAGGGGTGCCGGGGAGTTGAGCTGGACGGCGGCCTGCTCTGCGCGTTTCTGGGTGACCTCCTGCAGGGGGATCCGGGCCTTTTCGAGGTCGGGCTCCAGCAGGGGGCGCTCAGGCTCGGGCTCTACGTTGATGCCGAGGCCCTTGGCGCCGCCGAAGCCGATCAGTTCGATCTCGTGGCGGTCGCTCAGTTCGCCGTCGATGACGACACCGAGCTCGATGTCGACGCGTTCAGCGTCCGCGTAGACGAGGAGCTTGACCGGCAGGACGTGACGGGTCCGGGTCTGGACGATGCTTTTGATCTGCAGGACTTCGCGGGTGGTTGTGCCGTTCTCCTGAAGGAGGGTGGTGATCTCCTCGGCGGTCACCTCGCCGTCCTCGACGGGACCGGACCGCGCGGCAGGCAGCATGATCATGCCGGCTTCGGTGGCCACGTCCCGGGCGATGGTGCTGCGGCGGCTGTAGGGGGAGGCCCGCCATAGCATCTGGTCAAAGACGAGGGACTGGCTGACCCGGACCGGGACGATGGCAGCCGCCTTCGTCGCGGTGAAGCGGCCCTTCTCGGTCAGGCGCAGCAGCGGAACGGGCGCTGTGCCGGGCACGGGAGCGGTCCAGCGCAGGTCGTCGGAGCCGAAGAGGACCGCCAGGGTCTGGTTGACCATGGCGACGTCCAGGCCGAGGAACCCGGCGATGGATTCCGGTGTCCTCTCCCCTTGGTCGACGAGCCGCAGGACGTACTCCTCCAGCAGGGGGAGGTCCTTGCTGTCCTGGGCGAGGACCTCGGCGGTGATGCGGGCGACGGGCAGGGCCGCGTCGACGATACCGACGAGGTCGAAGCCGGTGCGGGCATTTCCGAAGCGGACGGCCAGCAGGCTGTCCTCACTGAACGTTGGCATCGCGGATCTCGCAGTCTTCCGGGTGGCTGCTCATGTAGTCGAGGACGTTGCGCAGGGCGCCGGGTTTGCTGCGGCAGAAGCCGGCGTCTCCTACGATGATCAGCCCGAACCGGGCGCGGGAGAGAGCGACGTTGATGCGCCGCCAGTAGGGCTGCCCCAGGAACCCGAACTGGCCGTCGGAGTTGCTGCGGGTCACGCAGAAGACCGCGAGGTCGCACTCGCGGCCCTGCACGGCATCGACGGAGAGCACTTCGGGCGTGAAGTGCCTCAGCTTCTTCTTGGCCAGCTGCTTCTTGAGCGTCTCGACCTGACGGCCGTAGGGCGCGATGACCAGAACCTCCAGAGGCTTGCCGCCGGGCGGCTGGATCGCTCCCTTCCCGATCGCGTAGTCGATGATCTCCAGACGTTTCTCCGCGATCTGCGCCTCAAGCCGGTTGGAGACGCTGGTCTCGATGCCGGACCGCTCCGTCTCACGCCGCCCCGGATGAAAGCTGGTGTCCATCCAGAGCACAGGCCGGTTGATGCCCTTGTACCCCGGCAGCTCGTGCGGATTGGGAGAGAGTAGCTCGTTGTCGTAGAAGCAGCTGCTGATCATGTTGCCGATGGCAGGCGTCATCCTGTACTGCTCGCGCAGC
This genomic window contains:
- a CDS encoding AAA family ATPase, which translates into the protein MNDRPELRRSLIGRAGEVAALTRAIGSACAGAPDLVLVEGPAGIGKTALVEQTLRVHQGRAEGPAPRVLRVTGVAWESDLPLGIAGQLVRARGTGTLPPDPTAPDAVLATSRVLLRQWTTAQETEPLVVIVDDAHWADAESLRAIRSTVRRMSNERLLVLLLARNEPHELYDTRGAHEELPLSALRTLEFLDGCRDAAVRPGPLTAEDVRTLACEVHGLTLDLLAARHLCRHTLGNPRHLTQLLGELPRETWHDWRPELPAPARCAAAVRHRLAQCGESARRLVQACSVLGDDASLAEATELAGVADALPAVDEARAAGLLTATIDPGRAQLSFTHPLVRAAVLTGIPLTHRAELHHRAVEVTADRGSRLAHRVAATSTADDVLAGELDAYAAERATAGEWSTVADTLVRAGRLSSVRAVREDRLLRAVDAMIAAGDVPQATAFAAELESFPADILRGAVLGYLAIMRGRPAEADTFLAQAWERCEPARHADLMARICQRRVLHALARFDGRDLVAWARRAIELADPDDPSAIESQAVLGLGLAAMGQPDEALAAYETAAAELPGGAQSQRFQLGRGWVDLALDAPEGARRTLEAAVPTGYRMGSTRISLWAQGWLARTQLALGAWPEALETVQRAAVHLAEVRIELCRPLVHWTGAQIHALRGDWEAAEHHVGEAHAAPHHYEVMLIPSCLARAHVAEARGDYERVVEALSPLVHLPQRLSVDEPGFWPWPDVYTNALVMTGRLDEADLFLAPHEDRAARRVRRSAMARLGLARGRLTAARGDIETARKEFEQALAHLEHLPLPYDRARVNFAYGQTLRRAGKRREADTVLKNARDAYAALGARTYVERCDRELKAGGLHTARLTPGLARLTPQEQAVARLVADGATNQQAAVELFISVKTVQYHLTHVYSKFGIRSRSELAARFREVPAQD
- a CDS encoding MFS transporter, which gives rise to MNTPRLRTTDPRHRATLRWIVAITAATLVFDGYDLVVYGTVVPVLLRDPSQIGHLTPAQAGALGSYALIGVMIGALVAGAVGDHLGRRRVMLAGIAWFSIGMGLSAFATDMTVFGALRFLTGIGVGALVATAGALIAEFAPPHRRNVYNAIVYSGIPAGGVLAALLALLAPDGDGWRLLFLFGAAPLVLLLPFAVLRLPESPTWLLARGKPVRARQVAERTGVPLPGAAVGEAASGAKAKVGFAALATRRYAPATFLLGLMSCSGLLLTYALTTWLPEIMGQSGFGQSYALLFLLTLNGGAIAGGLIASRSADRLGPRRVIATTFVLAAVSLGLLTAGLPLGFLLALIAVAGVGTIGTQVLIYGFVSTYYDTVARAAGVAWCAGFGRLGGIGGPLVGGALMSSGLSARHAFHVFAGVAVVGVLVTCLVPRRPAVPASAPAASVPGPLGGGASVLAHE
- the benB gene encoding benzoate 1,2-dioxygenase small subunit; protein product: MTTAIDGTALEAIRQFLYREARYLDDREFEKWLECYHPDAEFWMPAWADDGELTRDPQREISLIYYPNRAGLEDRVFRIRTDRSSATSLPEPRTGHHITNVEITGRDGDTVDVRFNWFTLYYRYQAVDTYFGTSYYTLDLSGPEPLITRKKVVLKNDYVHHVVDVYHV
- the benD gene encoding benzoate diol dehydrogenase BenD, with the protein product MSVHGERFTGKNVVVTGAAQGIGLAVARRLAAESARLTLVDRSERVHEEAAGLGAQAVTADLESYTGAQDAITAAREHHGRIDVLVNNVGGAINFKPFTEFTAEEIQAEITRSLMTTLWSCRAVLPTMTRQGHGVIVNVSSCATRGIHRIPYSAAKGGVNALTAALAFECADAGIRVVATAPGGTDAPPRHISRGTPAPRNDRDKEWFQAHIDQTLTSSLLKRYGTLDEQAAAICFLASDEASYITGTVLPVAGGDLG
- the benC gene encoding benzoate 1,2-dioxygenase electron transfer component BenC — encoded protein: MSFQVALNFEDGITRFIECRPDETVAEASYKARINIPLDCRDGACGTCKSLCESGSYDGGDYIDEALTDDEAAAGHCLPCQMTPHSDLVLRIPSSSAAAKTGPAAFAATMADLRRHSATTVEFTLDVDNRQGLDFLPGQYVNITVPGTDQARAYSFSSGPAQRQISFLVRIVPGGVMSGYLTERAKVGDRVEFTGPMGSFYLRELSRPSLLLAGGTGLAPLLSMLERMAQRSLAHPVHLLYGVTTDQDLAHLDTLEDYTEVIPGFTFDHCVADASSTARNKGFVTGLMDTGTLHDGDVDVYLCGPPAMVEAVRGHIASLGVVPASFHYEKFTPAAVRTTAEAA